From Drosophila subpulchrella strain 33 F10 #4 breed RU33 unplaced genomic scaffold, RU_Dsub_v1.1 Primary Assembly Seq354, whole genome shotgun sequence, the proteins below share one genomic window:
- the LOC119560155 gene encoding uncharacterized protein LOC119560155 codes for MSPRSLVFAVFDLSIRCCLLTRPSLDKGNAECRKSLNLPTHRKFNFAELYTINMCIEECNYITSGYIEIDPPYRLDLANIRINLKSIAPQPQEKSIAFLLDAYRKCEVFRSSHGGRFTLHLPDVEFIEEPCNPFSLQITICLRIHAMQKCPSQFYVDSQECRLAREYFTQCVGDIEANLV; via the exons ATGTCACCTAGATCGCTGGTATTTGCTGTTTTT GATCTATCGATCAGATGCTGTCTGCTAACACGTCCCAGCTTGGACAAAGGCAATGCCGAGTGCAGAAAGAGCCTCAACTTGCCAACCCATCGAAAGTTCAACTTTGCCGAGCTCTATACGATAAATATG TGCATTGAGGAGTGCAACTATATCACCTCCGGCTACATTGAAATCGATCCACCCTATCGCCTGGATCTGGCCAATATCCGCATTAACCTGAAGAGCATTGCACCCCAGCCGCAGGAGAAGTCGATTGCCTTCCTCTTAGATGCATATCGGAAATGCGAGGTGTTCCGATCCTCCCACGGTGGACGATTCACCCTCCATCTGCCGGATGTTGAGTTCATCGAGGAACCCTGCAACCCCTTCTCCCTGCAGATTACCATATGTCTCCGCATCCATGCCATGCAAAAGTGCCCTAGTCAATTCTATGTGGACAGCCAGGAGTGTCGCTTGGCCAGGGAATACTTCACCCAGTGCGTCGGCGATATTGAAGCCAATCTCGTCTAG